In Anaerolineales bacterium, a single genomic region encodes these proteins:
- a CDS encoding nitroreductase family protein: protein MKTDFFEVVRTRRSIRRFDERAVEEEKLHAVLEAANRAPSAGNVQAYEIYLAKTQAARARLASTLPQMEFFSEAPVVLAFCANPERAVLRYSDRGRTLYSVQDATIACTHAMLAATALGLAGVWVGAFQEQAVSEALHLPASVRPVALLPIGYPGESAEPRPRRTLDSIVHNVL, encoded by the coding sequence GTGAAGACGGATTTTTTCGAAGTCGTCCGGACCAGGAGATCGATCCGCCGTTTTGACGAGCGCGCGGTGGAGGAAGAAAAGCTGCACGCCGTCCTCGAGGCGGCCAACCGGGCTCCTTCGGCGGGCAATGTGCAGGCCTATGAAATCTACCTGGCGAAAACTCAAGCCGCGCGCGCGCGGTTGGCCAGCACCCTGCCGCAGATGGAATTCTTCTCCGAAGCTCCGGTGGTCCTGGCTTTCTGCGCCAATCCGGAGCGTGCGGTTCTGCGCTACAGCGACCGCGGCCGGACTCTGTATTCGGTCCAGGATGCGACGATCGCCTGCACCCACGCCATGCTGGCGGCGACGGCCCTCGGCTTGGCCGGCGTTTGGGTGGGCGCGTTTCAGGAGCAGGCCGTATCGGAGGCGCTCCATCTGCCGGCGTCGGTCCGCCCGGTGGCGCTCCTGCCGATCGGATACCCGGGCGAAAGCGCCGAGCCGCGGCCCCGCCGGACGCTGGATTCCATCGTCCATAACGTGCTTTGA
- a CDS encoding prenyltransferase: MNPSMWLRALQVIPKISRAEWDRLDPVSRWLIAARAAVLVLTFLSAAVAGLLAARDGLFRWGEWLLVTVGLVMAHAANNLLNDLIDYARGVDEANYFRTQYGPQTVQQGLLTKKQLLGYAAFSGAAAAACGLALAALRGWPVILLMAAGAFFVVFYTWPLKYIGLGELAVLLVWGPLMVGGGYYAVAGRWDWNAVLAGLPCALGAVTVIFGKHLDKREADKAKRIRTLPVLVGDRASRIGVRLLTAAQYVLVIALTAAGYFSWTVLAVLPAFYFSLPLWRIYSRPRPAEPPPEAGEFWPMWFVAAAFYHHRAFGLLFLAGLVLQLVWH; the protein is encoded by the coding sequence ATGAATCCATCGATGTGGCTCCGCGCCCTGCAGGTGATCCCGAAGATCAGCCGCGCGGAATGGGACCGGCTGGATCCCGTCTCGCGCTGGCTGATCGCCGCGCGCGCGGCGGTGCTGGTCCTGACCTTCCTTTCCGCCGCGGTCGCCGGCTTGCTGGCCGCCCGCGACGGACTTTTCCGCTGGGGGGAGTGGCTGTTGGTGACGGTCGGACTGGTGATGGCCCATGCCGCCAACAACCTGCTCAACGACCTGATCGATTACGCGCGCGGGGTGGACGAAGCCAACTACTTCCGCACCCAATACGGTCCGCAAACGGTGCAGCAGGGGCTGCTCACGAAAAAGCAATTGCTGGGCTATGCCGCGTTCAGCGGCGCGGCGGCGGCCGCCTGCGGGCTGGCGCTGGCCGCGCTGCGCGGGTGGCCGGTAATCCTGCTGATGGCGGCCGGCGCCTTCTTCGTCGTGTTCTACACCTGGCCGCTGAAGTACATCGGCCTGGGCGAGCTTGCGGTCCTGCTCGTTTGGGGGCCACTGATGGTCGGCGGCGGCTATTACGCCGTGGCCGGACGGTGGGATTGGAACGCCGTGCTGGCCGGTCTGCCGTGCGCCCTCGGCGCCGTGACCGTGATCTTCGGCAAGCACCTGGACAAACGCGAAGCCGATAAAGCCAAGCGGATCCGAACCCTGCCGGTGCTGGTCGGGGACCGGGCGTCGCGGATCGGAGTCCGGCTTCTAACCGCCGCGCAATACGTCCTGGTGATCGCGCTGACGGCCGCCGGGTATTTTTCCTGGACGGTCCTCGCCGTGCTGCCGGCGTTCTACTTCAGCCTGCCGCTGTGGCGCATCTATTCCCGGCCGCGGCCGGCCGAGCCTCCGCCGGAGGCCGGCGAATTCTGGCCGATGTGGTTCGTCGCGGCCGCGTTCTACCACCATCGGGCCTTCGGCCTGCTGTTCCTCGCCGGATTGGTCCTCCAACTGGTTTGGCATTAG
- a CDS encoding ABC transporter ATP-binding protein, with translation MPTIVETKNVTRTYGMNGVAVEAVRGIDLQVEEGEFVAVVGPSGSGKSSLLHLIGAMDRPSSGEVLFRGRPLSRMGDGARTDLRAREIGFIFQTFNLLPMLNTYENVEVVMRFGGLRRRERTERTKALLGRVGLSERMRHVPARLSGGERQRVAVARALANRPALVLADEPTGNLDSASGTGILELLRSVCDENKQTVIMVTHDFRAASYADRVLVLRDGRIRGDANLKGVKDTHKTLNQLLELELE, from the coding sequence ATGCCTACGATTGTTGAAACGAAGAACGTCACCAGAACCTACGGAATGAACGGCGTCGCGGTGGAAGCCGTGCGGGGCATCGACCTGCAGGTGGAGGAGGGGGAATTCGTCGCCGTCGTCGGGCCGTCGGGCAGCGGCAAATCCAGCCTGCTGCATCTGATCGGCGCGATGGACCGGCCGAGCAGCGGAGAGGTGCTGTTCCGCGGGCGGCCGCTTTCCCGCATGGGCGACGGGGCGCGCACGGATCTGCGCGCCCGCGAGATCGGTTTTATCTTCCAGACCTTCAACCTCCTGCCGATGCTGAACACCTATGAGAACGTCGAGGTGGTCATGCGCTTCGGCGGCTTGAGACGGCGGGAGCGGACGGAGCGGACGAAGGCGCTCTTGGGGAGGGTCGGCCTGTCGGAGCGCATGCGGCACGTCCCGGCGCGGCTTTCGGGCGGCGAGCGCCAACGGGTGGCCGTGGCCCGGGCGCTCGCCAACCGGCCGGCGCTGGTGCTGGCGGACGAACCGACCGGCAATCTCGATTCCGCAAGCGGGACGGGCATTCTCGAATTGCTGCGTTCGGTGTGCGATGAGAACAAACAGACGGTGATCATGGTGACGCACGACTTCCGGGCCGCCTCCTACGCCGACCGCGTTCTGGTCCTGCGCGACGGCCGCATCCGCGGCGATGCGAACCTAAAGGGCGTGAAGGACACGCACAAGACGCTGAACCAGTTGCTGGAGTTGGAGCTGGAGTAA
- a CDS encoding ABC transporter permease, producing the protein MLWDVAWKSLWRRKLRSLMAVLGVASAVQLYLMVHGVMGTYTSGIENQVNAFAGKILVQQEVESSGGSVDPTSAASSLTDAAAAELLAVEGIDRRVSSALLFIPIARSIMPYTPPAVVAVGIEPGHEEAYLTGLEAEAGRLTLGGPEEVILGRSAAEYYRSASGGRSVAVGDSVDVGGRAFTVVGLLGDAPQLFANAVVMPLETAQALFDRRGTVSAVILTARTAEETGDVKSAILDRFSGLSVSTQDDMLRNAEALLQAMRGFMRIIETSILAVAVVLVTIVIVVSVMELRREIGTLRAVGARRWRILAMVAGQSVVLSLLGTSAALPIAIFLVRWGMEEYLSNFSGLFAVWGQTVLIAVSVGLAASLLPAWQAVRVDPLESLRYE; encoded by the coding sequence ATGTTGTGGGATGTGGCGTGGAAGAGTTTGTGGCGGCGGAAGCTGCGGTCCCTGATGGCCGTCCTGGGAGTCGCCTCCGCCGTGCAGTTGTACCTGATGGTGCACGGCGTGATGGGGACCTACACCAGCGGTATCGAAAACCAGGTTAACGCGTTTGCCGGAAAGATCCTGGTTCAGCAAGAGGTGGAGTCGAGCGGCGGGAGTGTGGACCCGACGTCCGCGGCCAGCAGCCTGACGGACGCGGCGGCCGCTGAACTCCTGGCGGTGGAGGGCATCGACCGCCGGGTCAGCTCGGCGCTGTTGTTCATCCCCATCGCCCGGTCGATCATGCCCTACACTCCGCCGGCCGTCGTCGCCGTCGGCATTGAACCGGGGCACGAGGAGGCCTACCTGACGGGGTTGGAGGCGGAGGCCGGCCGCCTGACCCTCGGCGGTCCGGAAGAGGTGATCCTCGGGCGGAGCGCTGCGGAGTACTACCGTTCGGCAAGCGGCGGCCGAAGCGTCGCCGTGGGCGATTCGGTGGACGTCGGCGGCCGAGCTTTCACCGTCGTCGGACTCCTCGGCGATGCGCCCCAATTGTTCGCCAACGCCGTCGTCATGCCGCTGGAAACGGCGCAAGCCCTCTTCGACCGCCGGGGGACGGTCTCGGCGGTGATTCTCACCGCCCGGACGGCGGAAGAAACGGGGGACGTCAAGTCCGCGATCCTCGACCGGTTTTCGGGCTTGTCGGTTTCCACCCAAGACGACATGCTGCGCAACGCCGAGGCCCTGCTGCAGGCGATGCGGGGCTTCATGCGGATCATCGAAACGTCGATCCTCGCCGTGGCCGTGGTGCTGGTGACGATCGTGATCGTCGTCTCGGTGATGGAGCTGCGGCGCGAGATCGGAACCCTGCGCGCGGTGGGGGCCCGCCGTTGGCGGATTTTGGCGATGGTGGCCGGGCAGTCCGTCGTCCTGAGCCTCCTCGGAACGTCGGCGGCTCTGCCGATCGCGATATTCCTGGTCCGCTGGGGGATGGAGGAATACCTCTCGAATTTTTCGGGGCTGTTCGCGGTGTGGGGTCAAACCGTGCTGATCGCCGTCAGCGTCGGCTTGGCGGCGTCGCTTCTGCCGGCCTGGCAGGCGGTGCGGGTGGATCCGCTTGAATCGCTGCGCTACGAATGA
- a CDS encoding ABC transporter permease: protein MLLDIAVKTLWRRRLRSFLTVLGVATAVQLYLMMTAILNFYDTDIQQQVAMFAGKIFVQRPVLSAGAGEDFPSMNSAIAGDTAEWILALEGVNREESSAVLFIPLLADMRPNMPPAYFVVGLEPGRERAFLGNLRAQTGRAVLGEARGVILGSSAARHYRPAGGDAPAAPGDTIRVLDLEFTVLGVLERASSLYSGAVILPLDTVQELFHRPQTVSAVILTPFRVDAVEGIQDAIHDAHPALKASNAKDVADNARAMMSMQRAFFNLINGSAILSTVMVVMIVVLIAVMEQRRDIGTLRAMGARKRRILGMVVGESLLLTTAGGILALPLSALSNQVFSYGLFYDPARMIGLWLSALGVCLLIGILAAALPAWQAVRVDPLAAMQMD, encoded by the coding sequence ATGTTGCTTGACATTGCGGTGAAAACACTTTGGCGCAGGAGACTCCGCTCGTTCTTGACGGTCCTCGGCGTGGCGACGGCGGTCCAGCTGTACCTGATGATGACGGCGATCCTGAATTTTTACGACACCGACATCCAACAGCAGGTGGCCATGTTTGCCGGAAAAATCTTCGTCCAGCGGCCGGTGCTGTCGGCCGGGGCCGGCGAGGATTTCCCTTCGATGAACAGCGCGATTGCGGGCGACACGGCCGAATGGATCCTCGCCCTCGAGGGGGTCAACCGGGAAGAGAGTTCGGCGGTGCTGTTCATTCCGCTCCTGGCCGACATGCGGCCCAACATGCCGCCCGCCTACTTTGTCGTCGGCCTGGAGCCCGGGCGCGAGCGCGCGTTCCTCGGCAACCTGCGGGCGCAAACCGGCCGGGCCGTCTTGGGGGAGGCGCGCGGGGTCATCCTCGGATCGAGCGCCGCCCGGCACTACCGGCCCGCCGGGGGCGATGCCCCCGCCGCACCGGGGGATACCATCCGGGTCCTGGATTTAGAGTTCACGGTCCTCGGCGTGCTTGAAAGGGCTTCCTCGCTCTACAGCGGGGCGGTGATTCTGCCGCTGGACACGGTCCAGGAGCTGTTCCACCGCCCGCAGACCGTGTCTGCGGTGATCCTCACCCCGTTCCGGGTGGACGCCGTGGAAGGGATCCAGGACGCGATTCATGATGCGCACCCGGCCTTGAAAGCCTCGAACGCAAAGGACGTGGCCGACAACGCGCGGGCCATGATGTCGATGCAGCGTGCGTTTTTCAACCTGATCAACGGCTCGGCGATCCTTTCCACGGTGATGGTGGTGATGATCGTGGTGCTGATCGCGGTGATGGAACAACGCAGGGACATCGGCACCCTGCGGGCCATGGGCGCGCGCAAACGCCGGATCCTCGGGATGGTGGTGGGCGAATCGCTTTTGCTGACGACGGCCGGCGGGATCTTAGCCCTGCCGCTTTCCGCCCTTTCCAATCAGGTTTTTAGTTATGGATTGTTCTATGACCCGGCGCGGATGATCGGGTTGTGGCTGTCCGCCCTCGGCGTGTGCCTGCTGATCGGGATCCTGGCGGCGGCCCTTCCCGCCTGGCAGGCGGTGCGGGTGGATCCGCTCGCGGCAATGCAGATGGATTAA
- a CDS encoding PadR family transcriptional regulator → MLKYALLGLLARDPKHGYDLKNGLEQALGGHWEINFGQIYSTLGRMERDKLVEVAAEDQDGRGKKTYQITLEGRQEFAAWIEAPVEKPRQFRDEFFIKLVVGRLAGIPDPAGIIDRQRQAYLTQLRDLTAMAARAGDADIALMIEGAILHLQADLRWLDLCDERLERGAAGTSDTKRSGSGKE, encoded by the coding sequence ATGCTGAAGTACGCTCTGCTGGGACTCCTGGCGCGCGATCCGAAGCACGGATACGACCTGAAGAACGGTCTGGAGCAAGCGCTTGGAGGCCATTGGGAAATCAACTTCGGCCAGATCTATTCCACGCTCGGGCGCATGGAGCGCGACAAGCTGGTGGAGGTGGCCGCCGAGGACCAAGACGGCCGCGGGAAAAAAACGTATCAGATCACGCTGGAAGGCCGCCAGGAATTCGCGGCCTGGATCGAGGCGCCGGTTGAAAAACCCCGCCAATTCCGAGACGAATTCTTCATCAAACTGGTCGTCGGGCGGCTGGCGGGAATTCCGGATCCCGCGGGCATCATCGACCGCCAGCGGCAGGCCTACCTGACCCAGCTGCGCGACCTGACGGCGATGGCGGCCCGCGCCGGAGACGCCGACATCGCCCTGATGATCGAGGGCGCGATCCTCCACCTGCAGGCCGACTTGCGCTGGCTGGATCTGTGCGACGAGCGGCTGGAACGCGGCGCAGCCGGGACGAGCGATACAAAACGGTCCGGTTCGGGAAAGGAATGA